A single Meles meles chromosome 20, mMelMel3.1 paternal haplotype, whole genome shotgun sequence DNA region contains:
- the LOC123932984 gene encoding olfactory receptor 24 — protein MEPRNQTSASEFILLGLSESPEQETLLFALFLCMYVVTVVGNLLIILAISSDSHLHTPMYFFLANLSLVDFCLATDTVPKMLVNIQIRSKSISYPCCLTQMYFFHFFGIMDSVLIAVMAYDRFVAICHPLHYTTIMSPCLCGLLVGGPWMFSCVISLIHILLMARLVFCGNNELPHYFCDLTPLLRLSCTDTSVNKIFVLIVAGMVIATPFICILASYARIIVAIMKVPSAGGRKKAFSTCSSHLSVVALFYGTTIGVYLCPSSVRTAVKEKASAVMYTAVTPMLNPFIYSLRNRDLKGGLRKLVNRKITSSS, from the coding sequence ATGGAACCAAGGAACCAAACCAGTGCATCTGAATTCATCCTCCTGGGACTTTCAGAAAGTCCAGAGCAGGAGACCCTCCTCTTTGCTCTGTTTCTGTGCATGTATGTGGTCACCGTAGTGGGAAACCTGCTCATCATCTTGGCCATCAGCTCAgactcccacctccacacccccatgtacttcttcctggccAATCTCTCCTTGGTTGACTTCTGTCTGGCCACTGACACGGTCCCCAAGATGTTGGTGAACATCCAAATCAGGAGCAAGTCAATCTCCTATCCCTGCTGCCTGACCCAGATgtactttttccatttctttggcaTTATGGACAGTGTTTTAATTGCTGTGATGGCTTATGACAGGTTTGTGGCTATATGTCACCCCTTACACTACACCACCATCATGAGTCCGTGTCTCTGTGGCCTGCTGGTTGGTGGCCCATGGATGTTTTCCTGTGTCATCTCCCTCATTCATATCCTCCTGATGGCACGTCTGGTTTTCTGTGGGAACAATGAGTTGCCCCACTACTTCTGTGACCTCACCCCCCTTCTCAGGCTTTCTTGCACTGACACTTCTGTGAACAAGATCTTTGTGCTCATCGTGGCCGGGATGGTGATAGCCACGCCTTTCATCTGCATTCTGGCCTCCTATGCTCGCATCATTGTGGCCATCATGAAGGTCCCCTCTgcaggaggcaggaagaaagcCTTTTCCACCTGCAGCTCCCATCTGTCTGTGGTTGCTCTCTTCTATGGGACCACCATTGGGGTCTATTTGTGTCCTTCCTCTGTGCGCACAGCTGTGAAGGAGAAAGCCTCTGCTGTGATGTACACTGCGGTCACCCCCATGCTGAACCCCTTTATCTATAGCCTGAGGAACCGGGATCTAAAAGGGGGCCTGAGGAAGCTTGTCAACAGAAAAATTACTTCATCTTCCTGA